Within the Candidatus Hydrogenedentota bacterium genome, the region CGTGGCGCGAAGGGTTCTCGGCCGAGCGTTCGCGCCAGAGCACGATCCCAGCCAGGCACCGGGTACTGGCCCCGGACGCAGTGACCGATGTCGGCATAGCGGCGAATGGGATATTGTTCGGGCGTGCGTGCGCGCTGTTCCCCAGCCAGGATTCGTGTCCAGGCCCCGTACACGACGCCGGTAACCCAGCCCGGTTGTTCACGCTGGAGGTAGTCGAAAAACCAGTTGTTCTGCTCGGGGTCGAATCCTTGATTGGATACCCAGATGCCGAGATTGGGATGAATCTTTCGTGCTTCTTCCGCGAAGCGGCCGACCCATTCAAGCATGAGATCGGGCCGCCGGTGCTCGCTGTGACCGTCGCCTCCTGTAAGATACAGGTGATCGAGATGGGGGATGGCGCGGAGGGTGCTCAGCTGGTGTTCGAACCCCGAATCCGTGCGTTCATCTGACCTGCCCGTTCCGCCGGACGCGCCCGTGAACAGCCAGAAGTCGTATCCGTAGTCCGCGCAGATGCGCGACCACGCCGCGGCCATCTCGCTTTTGGTCACCTTGGAGTGCGGGCCATCTTTTTCATTGGGGTCCGAGAACGAAGTCGTTTCGAAACTGTTGGCGCCAAAGGCAGCGAGTTCGCGCATGTACTGCTCATAGACCTCCGGCGTCCACGCGTCATAGCAGTGCGACAAGCTCCTGTAGCCGATTTGGTGGCCGCGATAGGGATAACGCGGCGCCGTGGACAGACGGTAATCAGACGCTACCTCGATTCTCCCCGGCGCCATGCGAAGCTGGAGCAACAATCGCCCGGCGGCGAAGAGGACCCCGCGCTCGTCCTGACCGATGAGCATGACCGCGGGCGGTTTGGCGTTCGCGTGTACAGCGATTGCGAACCCTTCCGCACTCTCGGGGACGGTCGTATCGGCAGCAAGGCCGCGGAGATTCTCCGGGATATGCTCTTTCCGGCACAGTAGGATGATGGGGCCGTCTCCGCCGGGCAGCGTTGCCGCCGAAGGCAACGTGATGGCCGTGCGTTTTGCGACCTCTTCCCTGAGCATGCGTGTTGCCGTGGCAACAACGTGGCTATCGTCGGGCGTAACAATGACGGCCCGCGTCAGGTCGAGAGTCTCAGCACCGTAGGCGCAATAGACGCCGATGACACAAAGAAGAAGAACCTGACAAACTCGACGCAAGCAACGTGAAACACGCATGACTTACCCCCTCCATTCGAAGTTCAGCGGCTTCCCATGGGCATCAGCATCGAAGCACGTCTTGACGGAGTCGAAACTCAAACCTCCGGCCGCAGGGTCGTCCGCGCCTTCGAGTGCGTTTTGGTTTGAACTCCTGGTATGGCACAAGACACCGCCTTGCGAACGCCTTAACCCCGTGAGCCGCTGAAGTACATGCTATACATTTTCTGCACGTTCTTCGAGTTTTTGGAAATTCTTGAAACAGAGACCTTTCTTATCGGCATTATGCGCGCGGATGCGATAGAAAGCTCTGTCTCGATCTCGCCTGATCCGGACATGTCTGCCGGCGCCTGGCGGAACAGTGGCGCATGCAAAGGTTTTACAAGGGGCTTAGCGTGGACTTCGAAGTCTTTGACTCCGCAACGGTCTCATCGCGCCAGACGATAGAGTTGGGCGAGCACGGGGAGGAGTANNNNNNNNNNNNNNNNNNNNNNNNNNNNNNNNNNNNNNNNNNNNNNNNNNNNNNNNNNNNNNNNNNNNNNNNNNNNNNNNNNNNNNNNNNNNNNNNNNNNCTCGCGCGCGAAAACGTGGAGTCACGGTCGAAAATCAAACCTGCAGCCGCCCCGCGACGGCCTGTCTCACAAGGTTTTGCGCATCGGTTGAGTTTCTTCGCCATACGGGATGGATTCTCGGCAGGGACAGGGATTATTCAAAGCTGCTGGCTTGGCGGGTAGCGGTGTTCCAATTCATTCTCAGCCAGTTGTCGCCGAGGCGGAACTCGACGGTTTCCGCGGGGAATTGGACTTGCCCGTAAGCGTTGTCGTAGCGCATAGACTCGTGGAGAGGTACCGTCTTGCCGTTTTGTTTGAGGGGGCCGCGCCAACCGAATTCCAGGTGGCCTTGGGACGGGGAGTCGTAGGTTACGTTCAGACCCCGGTATGAAACCCTGGCAGCGGCGATGTGGTCCCTGAACGCCTTGAACGAACCGTCGGTGGCCCTGCGGCCGAGTTCGCAAATATAGAAGTTTTTCCTGCCCTGTACGATGATTTCGCGGTTCTCGTCTATGCCGGGTTTGTCCTGCCAGGTATAGGGGTGTTGCGAGCGGAACGCGAGGTAGCCGTCGCCTTTGCGCGCGAAAAGCCAGCCGTCGCGCTCGATGACCTCGTCGAATTTGTCTTTGGGCACCCACGCGTGCGTGAAGTCGAAATCGTTGGGCATGTAGAGAGCGTGGCCTTCTGCGATATTGTAGACGACGATGGAGACGTTCTTGAGTTGGGCGGCGCGGGGCAGGGTGCTGGAGCCGGCCCAGTAGTTTGGCGTCTCGCTGCGTTGACGATCGCGGGCGGGGTGGGTGGTGAAACACACGGCATCGGGTCCGAGCGTGGCTTGCCAGATGTGTTGCTGATCACCGCCGTAACCTTTGCGGTAATCCTGGGCCGTGCTGAGCATGTAGTTGGGCGTGCGATAGGTGTAGATATCGACTTGCTCGCGGGTATTGCGTTGCAGGTCGTGGCGGAAGACGTGCGCGACGAGCGGCAGCGCGTGCAGACGGCGCGCGTTCTCGAAGAATCGGCGGCGGCGCTGGAAAGGTTCGAAGAAGTCGTTCTGCCACCAGTGGAAGGAATCAAGCATACGGGCGGTGAGGTTGATGGTTCTTGGACAGGTGTAGGCTTCGAGGCTGAGCCAGACCATGCCGTCTTCAAAACTGTCGTAGCCGATTCCCCACGTGCGTCCGTCGCGCACACGGATGCCGATGCGCTGCCGGTTGAGGTATTCGGGGTGCTGCGTGTCGTTGGCGATATCTTCGAGGACGCGCGGCACGCGGTACGAGGTGCTCAGCGCGAGGCACGTTGCGCTCATGTTGGCGCCGGAGAGGACGCCGGCGCCCATCGCGAGATAGCTGACGCAGGAGGTGTTTTCGTCCGCGGCCCATTTTTTCTCGGCCTCGTAGGTGCGCCCGTGGGTGCTCCCAAACACACCGCGATAGGAGTTGAAGGCGATGTCCGCGAAGACCAGATCGATGACCATGCGCGCGCGCTGGGCGATGTCCTGATCGTGGCAGAAGTCGGCGAGGTCGAACAGCGCGGCGAGGTCTTCGTCGTAATAGACGTTGGATAACCATTCGCTGAAGCCGGTGCGGAACCGCAGGTCCAGCCAGCGCAAAATGCGCGGTTTGTTTACGGCCATCATTTCGCGGCCGGTGCGTCCGGAGTTGGTGAATTCCTCATCGCGGTACAACTGGCCCGCGAGGTAGCCCGCGGACGCGAAAAGGATGTGATGGTTTTCGGACCAGGTGCACATGGAATCGATGCCGGGTTCATCGGGCCAGTACTTGAAGTGAAGGACCGTGGTTTTGCATTTCTCGATCACGTCCTCGCTGACGCGCGGGTCGTTTCCGAACTGATAGAGCAGGCGGAGAATGCCGTGGAGCTTGAAGTCGGAGCAGTCGTGGCGCTCATCGATAGATTCGAGTGCGCTGAGGACGGCGTCTTCCTGAAGATTTCCGCCCGCTGCCAGCCGCGCCAATTCGCCGTAGGGGCCGTGGCCGTTGTCTTGGAGGCAGAGCTCCAGGAATGCCTGGCGGCGGGCCTGAAAATCGTGTAGCGCAGAGTCGTCCGCAACTGCGGGGACGGTTAGCGGGAAGAGGATGCACGCGAACAGCAGCGCCGGTCGGACCAGCGGTTTCATGAAACAGGACTGGAGCAACGTCTTACGCAGGGTCATCTAATCCGGGGTTTCCTGTACGGACTCGGCCGCGGTTAACAGAGATAGACTGTTGGCGATTGTGGACTCACTTTCCAAGCTTGTCAAGGCCGCTTTTTCAGCCTGGTTGCCTAAGACTCGTCCCTGTTGCCGGGCAAGAACTATGCGTGTCGGCCCCAATCACCGGATAGGAAAGCCCTTGCTGGAGAGATCTTATTATCTCCATAACGACAAAAACGAACTCACACGGAGACACAGGGAACACGAAGATCGAATCCTCCGAAACAGAATGAGAGAGGAAGCATCATTTTGGATTGCGCGGTGGCGCTTCATCGTGAGACGGGTCCCCGGCCGTTGGAAACAGTGTACGAAGCGGTGCTTGCACGCGATTTGGAGGCCCGGGGTCTGCGCGTGGCACGCCAAGTTCCCATCCCCATCGAGCTCCGCGGGCTCCAATTCGACGAAGGGTTTCGTGCGGAGCTCATCGTGGAGGATACCGTTCTTGTGGAACTCAAATCCGTGGAGAAGGTCTCAAAGGCGCACCACAAGCAGGTGTTGACCTATCTGCTGTTGACGGATATCAGACTCGGCTATCTACTGAACTTTGGCGCGGCTTTGATGAGGGACGGCATTCCCCGCATCATGAACGGGGATGTTGAGCAGATTCCGCTTCGGTGCAGGCACCATTTCTCCCGCGTCCTTTGTGTCTCCGTGTGAGTTTCCCCAATTGTTGTGTTATCCGCGATTTGCGTGTCGGGCCCACGTCTTGAACTCGCCAGCTTGTGTCTACATAATGGCGGACAACTTCCCTGTGGTGGCCGCGAACGAGTCCATACAAGAAGCCTCGGGCAAGCAGAGGAGGCGGAGCTTGACGATGGACCAAGCCGAACTCACGAAGCGCTTACGTTCCGCGTCGGACTTGTACAATCAAGGGAAATGTGTCGAGGCTCTGGCACTTCTGGACACCCTCGAGCAGGCGCTTCCCAACACCCGGGAGATCATGTGGATGCGGGCGCAATGCCTCAGACGTCTCGAAAGGCTGGATGAGACCAGCCAGGTTTGCGGCGCTCTGATTGCACTGTTCGGCGACGAGCGCGCCATCGCCATGAAGGAGGACCTTGTCCGACTGGCGGCGCCCACGGTGATGCATTCCGGTCTTGATGATGCCCCAAGAAAAGGCCATCGCATCCTCGGCATCGACATGGCTCGCTCCCTCGCTATCTTCCTGATGATCATCGAGAACTACAAGAACGCCATGGAGGCCCATGGAGACAGACCCGGCTGGCTGGTCTGGTTCTTCTCGCATATCGAGGGCCGGGCGGCGCCGGCCTTTGTGACGATCATGGGCGCGGGCCTCGTGCTCCTCGCGCATAAGGCCCTGGAATCGGGCGATTCGGCGCTCAGGCGGGACAGCACGTCGCGCATAATCAAGCGAGGGGTGTTTATCGTCTTCTTGGGCGTCTTCAACTACCAGATCTGGCCAGGCGACATTCTTCATTTCTATGGTTTCTACATGGCCCTTTGTGCCTTGTTCCTCTTCAGACCCTCATGGACGCCCCTGGCCGGCGCCGCGGCGGTGATGATCGTGGCTTACATCATCAATCAGGCCTTCGACGCCAGGATCGGATGGGAAAACGGGCATATATGGTACAATGGGTATTTGACGCCCCGCGGCTTCATTCGCAACACCTTTCTGAACGGCTACCATCCGGTCTTCCCCTGGACCGCCTATGCCTTGGTCGGCATGTGGCTCGCACGGAGGCCGATATTCGACAAAGAAGGGCGGCGCCGCTACCTTCTCATCTTCATCCCCATCACATTGCTGCTCGAATTCGCAATGAGTTTCCCCGGCTTCCTGCGCCTTTTCCGCGACCCCGGCACGGGGGTGGCCTTCATAGACGGAATACTGCGGCTCCTCGTAACACGGCCCAGTCTGTTAGTCATGTTGGCGCGCCAGCTGGCCGCTATTTCCGTGATTCTCGTGTGCCTCGAATTGGCGGACCGGTTTCAGGGATCGCGCATCATCGGGGCACTGTCCGCCACCGGCCGCATGTCCCTCACCCACTACCTCGCACACACGCTGCTCGTCTTGGGTCCCATGTTCCTGTTGGGGGTACTGCAGCAAAGCCGGATGACCTCGTTCCTTATGTCCTGCGGGTTCTTTGCTGCCGCGGTCACGTTCTCGGTAGTCTACTCGAGACGGTTCAAACTGGGGCCTCTCGAGGCCCTTATGCGCCGCATCACGGGGTAGAATCGCGTCGCGATTCCTATGCTATCCGCAGTCGCCCTATGCGGCGGCTGTCTTCCCCGTGCGGAGTACGGACATTGAAGGAGCGCTTACCGTGTCTCGCAGTCCTCGGGAAAGTCCTTATTTGGAGAGGGCAGAACCCGTCATCGAGTATTTGCAGGTAGAGAACCGAGGACTCGGCAACAATCCCATCGAGTTGGGCAACGAGGCTTGTCGCGTCGAAGGAAGCATTGCTTGCCGCAATCGCTTCAGCGGTGTGCTCCCCTACTACTGCCGCCAAACCGCCGGATCCGCCCCTCATCGCAACCTGTGGATTGAGAGCGAGCCGCGTCCTGTCATGGAACTGGGAGCCACGAAACGAGTTATCCAACCCGGGCGTTTACGACCGCGACTCAAATCCCGCCCCGAAATCGGCGCTCGACAGACCACTTCAGAATGCTTTGTGGCACGATCCAAGTTCTTTGCATACGGCGGACGGATTCTCAGGAATGACAACTCACACGTGGCGCAGGTCGACGATGGTGCGGCCGTTGCCGAAGAGCTCGCGGAACCGGCGACGGCTGATCGTGAGCTCAACGACCTTTGACGTGTCGCCGGGGTGGGCCTTGTCGAGCGCAGCGACCAAGGCATTGGAATAGAGGCGGTTGGCGTTGTGGAGCTTGGCAGCCTGGGACACGTGACGGCCCCTGCCCGAGCGCCGGTAGACAACGGCCGTTTGTTGGGGAAGGGGACACCCGCTCATGGCGGCGGCGCCGACCGTTGTAGCGGTCACGAGAAACGCGCGCCGGGTCAGTCGCGACTTAGCCATCACAATACTCTCCGCCACACCGTAATCACGGTGACAATCGGCTCAAAAAGGGCGGAGGGACCTTAGCATCCCTGTCGGTTCGTCAGTTCCCTGACGGCCCGTCCTCGAGGAAGACAATCGCTAAGGATCGGTGAATTGCCGCTGCTCTCCACAGACCGGGCCCTCACCTCACGGCTCACCGGAAGACTCCTCGCCTCCCGTCTCAGCGTATAGCTGAACCTCCTCTACCGCATCTTTCAGGTTAGCGCCCAGACCCAAATCTGTCAAGGGAATTCTGCTTCCAGAAGTTCCCCCAGAATTAGCCTGCCTGTTTGTGTAACCCTTTTTGGTATAGCCTTGTGTGTGGGAGCCGTGGTTGCCGTGCCTGAATTTTGGGGGATATTTCGATAGGTTGAAGGGGGCCTCTCTGAGGGTGAGAATTGTTGGTGAAAAGAAGCGCAACTCCCACCCCGGCAAGGAGGCCTGCTCATGAACGGGCGCAGAACTGCCCCGCGCGGTTCAAATCAGAGAGCTGATGCTCGATGATATCCCTCGGGTCAGGTGTCTGTCTGCTGTCAAACTGCACCCCTTCGTTCTCAAGCGGCATCATGGCCGCCGAGTAAAGCGGCAGGCGAAAACAGGAAAACACTTCATAACGCCCACGCAACGGGTACCGGCAGGAAGCCGCGGCGCCCCTTGCTCGCGGCCTCGGAGAGGCCACGAAACCCATGGCGGCGCCCGCGGTCGCCCGCGAGCTGCCTGGGCGCGCGTTTGTCGAGCATTTCGTGAGCATCCGGCTCTGGGAATGACGCCAATTTCGGGTGGCCACAACCGACTGGGAACTGAAACGGCACTTTGAGATAATCTGGGGGCCGGTGGACAGACCCCCGGAAAACCTCAAGGAGTGACCAAGCCATGGATGTGGTTAGATTCAACTTCCCTACGTGCATTCTGTTCGGACCCGGCGCCCGGCGCAAACTGACCGGCCTCCTCCGCGCGGAGGGCAAGTCGCGCCCCCTGTTTATCTCCGACAGGGGCGTGGCCGCGTTAGGCTTCTTCTCAGAACTTGTCACGGACGCGGCCAATGCCGGTTTCGACGCCGGCACCTTTTCCGAGGTGACCGCAAATCCCGCCGCTTCGCAGGTGGCCGCCGGCGCCGAGGTCTGCCGGGCCCACGGCGCGGACGCCGTCGTGCTCGTCGGTGGCGGCGCCGCGCTCGACGTCGGCAAGGCCGTCGCCCTGATGGCCCACCATCCGGGCAACGTCTTCGACTACGAAGACGGAAAACCCGATGCCCTTCCCGTGGACCGTGAAATGCCTTGGATAGTCGCCATCCCGACAACCTCCGGCACGGGAAGCGAAGTTGGTCGGTGCAGCGTCATCTCCGACGACGCGACCCACATCAAACGCATCATCTTCTCGCCCCGTCTCCTGCCGTCGGTCGTCCTCGCAGACCCGGAACTGACTCTGGAGCTGCCGCCCGCGCTCACCGCCGCAACCGGAATAGACGCCCTCTCGCACAACGTGGAGGCGTTTCTGTCGACCGGCTTCCATCCCATGTGCGACGGCATCGCGCTCGAAGCCATCCGCCTCATCGCCGGCAACCTGGTGGCCTGTTATCGCGAACCGAGCAACATCGAAGCCCGCGCCAACATGATGGCCGCGTCCACCATGGGCGCCGTGGCTTTCCAGAAAGGACTGGGCGTCGTGCACTCCTGCGCCCACGCGCTGTCGGCCGTCACCGACATGCACCACGGCCTCGCCAACGGCCTCATGATGGTCCCTGCCATGAAGTTCAACAAAGCCGCCGTGCCCGAGCGCCTGGCCAGGATGGCCTCCGCCGCCGGGACAAAAGCTGTCCCCGGAGCGTTCATCACCTGGATTCAACGGCTGCTGAAAGACCTCGATTTCCCGGAAGGCTTGTCGGGCGCCGGCGTGTCGAAAGAGCAGATACCCGCGCTGGTCGAAACCGCCCTGCAGGACGGGTGCCATACGTCTAACCCGCGACCCGTCGGCCGCAACGATTTCAAGGCCTTGTTCCGCGCCGCGATGTAGCCGCCTTGTCGGTAACCAGCGAACTCAGGGCAGTTCCACGCGCAGATGCATGCTCTTGAGGCGCGTGAGACCCAGCAGGCCGTACCGCGACAGCGTCGCGCCGCGGCCCGTATCCTTCACGCCGCACCACGGCAGCGCCGGATCCAGATAGTCGCACCGGTTCATGTAGAACGTGCCCGTCTCGATCTGTTCGCCGATCCGGATCGCGCGCGCCTCGTCGGTCGTCCAGATCGACGCCGTAAGGCCGTATGCGCTGTCGTTCATCAAACGCACCGCCTCTTCATCCCCGCTTACCGGCAGAATGCCGATCACGGTTCCGAAGCTTTCCTCCTGGATCAGCGACGAGTCCTGGGGCGCCTCGGCTACTACCGCCGGTGCGTAGAACCAGCCTCCGGACGGCTTCTCGAAATCCTCGGGCGAGACCACCAGGCGGCCGCCTGCGGCTACCGCGGCCTTCACCTGTCCGTCGAGAAACGCCGGCACCGCGCGCGCAGCCAGCGGGCCAATGGTCGTTCTGGCATCCATGGGATCGCCCAGAACGTATTCGCGCGTTTTCGCGGCATAGGCCTCCACAAAGTCGTCGTATATCGCCCGTTCCACGTAGATACGCTCGATCGCGCAGCAGGACTGCCCTGCGTTGTAGAACGCCCCGTCCACGCAGTTGTCCACGCTGAATTCGAAGGGGGCGTCCGCGCACACGTACGCGGGGTCTTTTCCGCCCAGTTCGAGCCCCACTTCGATAAACCGGCCGGCCGCGCTCCGGTTGACCTCATGGCCGCCCTTCACGGACCCCGTGAACCCCACGTGGTCGACGCCGGGGTGCTGAATAATGGCCTCCGTTACCGCGTGATCGGCCACGACGGCCTGCACGAGCCCGTCCGGGGCCCCCGCTTCCTTGAAGGCATCTTCGAACGCCTGGGCGCACAGCGGCGTCTTGCTCGAATGCTTTATCAGCACCGCATTGCCCGCGAGCACGGCCGGCACCACTACGTTCACCGCTATCAGCAGCGGGTAATTCCACGCCGCAACGTCGAAAACCACGCCCAGGGGTTCATGACGTATATACCGCTTGAACTTGGGCTTGTCCGGCAGCCATTCGTCGCGCAACGTTTCTTCTGCGATCGACGTCATGTAGGCGGCCCGCTCGATGAGTCCGCCGACCTCGTTGCGGGCCTGTTGGAGGGGTTTCCCCATCTGCGTTGTGATGTCAGACGCGACCTTCTCGCGCATCTTCTCGAACGCCTTGACAAAGGCTTCGCACAAGGCCCTTCGTTCGGCAAACGACGAGCCTCGCCACCCGCAGTAGGCTTGACGCGCGCGCCTCACCACGCCGTCCACTTCTTTTGGCTGCAATAGCGGCAGCGTGAAGGCAATTTCTTCCGTGTACGGATTCGTGACGGTCAGTTCTTTCTTGCTCATGGTTGTTTCCTCGCGATATTCGCCTGTTTTCAGCGCAAACCGGTTATCTTCTCGGAGTCATCCCTCTCGGTCCGCGCCGGCAGCCGCAGTCTCTTTCCTCACCCCGTGATTCCACATCACCGCCATCAGCGCCGCACCTATCACGGAAGCCCCGGCAAACAACAGGAACAGTCCATTCCAACCGAAACTGCTGTTCGCCGTATACGCCACAATGAGCGGAGACAACACCTGCCCCGCGCTGCCCATCCCGTTGATGAATCCCGACGCCATGCCCGCCGCTTTCTCGGAACCAATGTCCATCGCGCCCGCGCCCGTCATCAGGGCGTCCGGACCGTAGGTCATGAATCCGATCAGCGAGATCCCGGTAATGTTCACCACCAGCCCCGTCTTCCCCATCAGAGGATACAGCAAGAACGATACCGCAAGCAGGGCCAGCATGACGCACGCCACCGGGAAACGCCGCGAGCGCATCAGCTTATCCGACACATAACCCGCCGTCACGACGCCGCAGAACCCCGCAATCTCGTAGGCCGTTGATGTGTACCCCGCGTCGCGAACCTGATAGGCGAGCCCCTCGACAAGATACGTCGGCAGCCAGTAGAGAAATGCATAGCGCGTCAGTTTAAGAAAGAAGTACATGGCGCCGGTGATCCAGAGCGGCGCTGAGGACAGTACCGCTTTCCACACCGCCACGGTATCTTCCGTGCGCGCCGTCTCCCCCATATCCGTCGTGACGGGCGCTTCGTCGGCGAAGTCTTCAAACCCCGCGTCGGACGGCCGGTTGCGCGTGAAGACTATGTACGCGAGCGCAATGACCAGCAGCAGCGCGGCGGGCGCGAAAAACCCCCTTCGCCAGGCAAGCTCCGGCAGAAAAGTCTCATGAGTGGACACATAGGTCGCAAACGCCGTCGCAATCACCCCGCCCACGGAGTAGCAGGTGGCCCACCATGCCATCACCACCCCGCGCTCCTTGCGCTGGAACCACGCCGACATGTTCTTGACCGTGCCAGACCAGCCCGTGGACTGCCCGTAGCCGTTCGCCACG harbors:
- a CDS encoding iron-containing alcohol dehydrogenase; translation: MDVVRFNFPTCILFGPGARRKLTGLLRAEGKSRPLFISDRGVAALGFFSELVTDAANAGFDAGTFSEVTANPAASQVAAGAEVCRAHGADAVVLVGGGAALDVGKAVALMAHHPGNVFDYEDGKPDALPVDREMPWIVAIPTTSGTGSEVGRCSVISDDATHIKRIIFSPRLLPSVVLADPELTLELPPALTAATGIDALSHNVEAFLSTGFHPMCDGIALEAIRLIAGNLVACYREPSNIEARANMMAASTMGAVAFQKGLGVVHSCAHALSAVTDMHHGLANGLMMVPAMKFNKAAVPERLARMASAAGTKAVPGAFITWIQRLLKDLDFPEGLSGAGVSKEQIPALVETALQDGCHTSNPRPVGRNDFKALFRAAM
- a CDS encoding heparan-alpha-glucosaminide N-acetyltransferase domain-containing protein, whose amino-acid sequence is MDQAELTKRLRSASDLYNQGKCVEALALLDTLEQALPNTREIMWMRAQCLRRLERLDETSQVCGALIALFGDERAIAMKEDLVRLAAPTVMHSGLDDAPRKGHRILGIDMARSLAIFLMIIENYKNAMEAHGDRPGWLVWFFSHIEGRAAPAFVTIMGAGLVLLAHKALESGDSALRRDSTSRIIKRGVFIVFLGVFNYQIWPGDILHFYGFYMALCALFLFRPSWTPLAGAAAVMIVAYIINQAFDARIGWENGHIWYNGYLTPRGFIRNTFLNGYHPVFPWTAYALVGMWLARRPIFDKEGRRRYLLIFIPITLLLEFAMSFPGFLRLFRDPGTGVAFIDGILRLLVTRPSLLVMLARQLAAISVILVCLELADRFQGSRIIGALSATGRMSLTHYLAHTLLVLGPMFLLGVLQQSRMTSFLMSCGFFAAAVTFSVVYSRRFKLGPLEALMRRITG
- a CDS encoding twin-arginine translocation signal domain-containing protein; translated protein: MAKSRLTRRAFLVTATTVGAAAMSGCPLPQQTAVVYRRSGRGRHVSQAAKLHNANRLYSNALVAALDKAHPGDTSKVVELTISRRRFRELFGNGRTIVDLRHV
- a CDS encoding aldehyde dehydrogenase family protein, translated to MSKKELTVTNPYTEEIAFTLPLLQPKEVDGVVRRARQAYCGWRGSSFAERRALCEAFVKAFEKMREKVASDITTQMGKPLQQARNEVGGLIERAAYMTSIAEETLRDEWLPDKPKFKRYIRHEPLGVVFDVAAWNYPLLIAVNVVVPAVLAGNAVLIKHSSKTPLCAQAFEDAFKEAGAPDGLVQAVVADHAVTEAIIQHPGVDHVGFTGSVKGGHEVNRSAAGRFIEVGLELGGKDPAYVCADAPFEFSVDNCVDGAFYNAGQSCCAIERIYVERAIYDDFVEAYAAKTREYVLGDPMDARTTIGPLAARAVPAFLDGQVKAAVAAGGRLVVSPEDFEKPSGGWFYAPAVVAEAPQDSSLIQEESFGTVIGILPVSGDEEAVRLMNDSAYGLTASIWTTDEARAIRIGEQIETGTFYMNRCDYLDPALPWCGVKDTGRGATLSRYGLLGLTRLKSMHLRVELP
- a CDS encoding GxxExxY protein, whose protein sequence is MILDCAVALHRETGPRPLETVYEAVLARDLEARGLRVARQVPIPIELRGLQFDEGFRAELIVEDTVLVELKSVEKVSKAHHKQVLTYLLLTDIRLGYLLNFGAALMRDGIPRIMNGDVEQIPLRCRHHFSRVLCVSV
- a CDS encoding MFS transporter; translated protein: MTEGMSQEQRWWRYRIFLLTWLVYAGFYLCRKNLSVVMPLLMDDLGYTKPELAWMITGYSAIYMIGQFANGLLSDRFGPRLILGIGLLVSVTTNVAMGVGASSLIFFGLLHVANGYGQSTGWSGTVKNMSAWFQRKERGVVMAWWATCYSVGGVIATAFATYVSTHETFLPELAWRRGFFAPAALLLVIALAYIVFTRNRPSDAGFEDFADEAPVTTDMGETARTEDTVAVWKAVLSSAPLWITGAMYFFLKLTRYAFLYWLPTYLVEGLAYQVRDAGYTSTAYEIAGFCGVVTAGYVSDKLMRSRRFPVACVMLALLAVSFLLYPLMGKTGLVVNITGISLIGFMTYGPDALMTGAGAMDIGSEKAAGMASGFINGMGSAGQVLSPLIVAYTANSSFGWNGLFLLFAGASVIGAALMAVMWNHGVRKETAAAGADREG